The genomic stretch AAGGATTTGAACTTCATCGCTTTCTTTTCTAGGTGTTGTTACACTGCTTGTTCCAGGTTTTCTTTTGTCAAGTTCTTTTTGAATATCTTGTGCGGTTAATTCAAGGTTTGCAGGGCATCCGTCAACGATTGCACCTACTCCAGTTCCGTGACTTGATCCGAAAGTTGTTATTCTAAATTTCTCTCCGATTGAATTTGACATTTTTAGCCTCTTTTTTTAATAATTATTCATAATATTACTTTTTTAAAGTATATTAAATTAATCTAAGTTGATTAATTTATAATATACAATTAAATTCACATTGGTATTTAACAATTCAATAGCTATTTTGCCCGAGAATATTATCGATATGTTTATTAATACAATTCGATATATAATTAATTACATAACGTGTTTTATGTAAAATATGAGGTGGTTGTATGGCAGTAAAAATCGATGAGAATTTATGTGGACATATTCAAGATTGTCCAGTACAAGGATTATGTATTAAACTTTGTGAACAAGGTGCTATTATTGAAAAAGACGGTGACGTAAGTGTTATTCCTGACAAATGCGATGACTGTGACCTTTGTATTCAAAATTGCCCAAACCAAGCTATATCTAAATTGTGATTGATTTTTATGTTTTCTATAAAAAGAGATGGTGAAGAGAAACGTGTTTTAAAATACGAAGATAAGAATTGTGTTGGTTGTGGAATCTGTAGTGATGTGTGTCCTAGCTCCTCATTAAGATTAGGACCATTAGTTCCAATAGCTCGTGGATTAATTGAAATGGACTTGGTGTCTGTTAATGAATCTTCATGTGTATTTTGTGGATTATGTGCTACAGCATGTCCTTTCGATGCATTGTCTTTGTATGTTGATGATGTAAACATAAAAGATATTGATTATTATCCAATATGGAAAAAAGACGCAATCGTTGGCGATGAAGATTGTGTTTACTGTAAAAAATGTTATGAGGCATGTCCTACTGACTCAATAATCTTTGAGAGAAATCTTCCTAATCCTGTTGACTTGGTTAGAGGAGAAATTGAAATTTACAAGGACAAATGTATTTACTGTGGTTTTTGTGCAGAATTATGTCCTGTAGAAGCTATTACAGTTAAAAACATACCAACATCAACAGTTGATAAACTAAATAACAGCATTGAAGTGGACTTATCCAAATGTGTATTTTGTGGAATCTGTAAAAGGGTTTGTCCTGAAAATGCAATTAAACAAGTCTGTTCAACCTGTATGTTGAAAGAAGAAATTAAAGTTCCTGAAATTACTGGAAATGTAATGATTTTTGAAGACTCCTGTGTATACTGTTCATGGTGTAGTGAAGTCTGTCCTAATGATGTAATTGACATTAGAAAACCATTTGATGGTAATTTGGAATTAGTTGAAACTGACGATAAACTTTGTAAAGGCGGATCTTGTCATGCATGTTTAGATGTCTGCGCATGTAATGCTGTTTCAATTGTTGATGGAAAATCCTTTACTGATTTAACATTCTGTAACTTGTGCGGTGCTTGTGTAAGAGCATGTCCGCAGGATATTAGAATATTAACAAGAACTGATGTGAAATTAGAAAATATTAATTCCGAAGCATGGGATGAAATTTTAAGTTCACAGTTAGTTGGAAAATAGGGAGTTTTTCTTCCTATTTATTATTTATTTTATTAAAAAACGCTCTTTTTTCTATATTTAATCTTTAATTTAAAAAATACTCTTTTTAATGTTTTAAAAAATAGTTTTAAAATATGGTAGGTATTGGAAGCAGTGTGCAATACTTCCAATCTAACATTTTGGAGATTATAAAATGATTGGATTTTACAAATGAGATATGAAAATATCTTCACATCGTATATTATATATGATTTTATAATATTTAAATACATATCATTTGATTTTTTGTTTTTATGATTAGAAAGCATTATTTTTTAAAAAATAATTGATAAATGCCTTTATTTTCCATAAATTTAATTAAGAATATAATTCAAATTTTATTATGATTAAAAATTAATTTTTAAATAAGATGATATTATGGAATTTCCAACCACAAGAATGAGAAGGCTTAGAAAAAACGCTAAAATCAGAGATATTGTTCGTGAAACT from Methanobacteriaceae archaeon encodes the following:
- a CDS encoding 4Fe-4S binding protein — protein: MAVKIDENLCGHIQDCPVQGLCIKLCEQGAIIEKDGDVSVIPDKCDDCDLCIQNCPNQAISKL
- a CDS encoding 4Fe-4S binding protein; the encoded protein is MFSIKRDGEEKRVLKYEDKNCVGCGICSDVCPSSSLRLGPLVPIARGLIEMDLVSVNESSCVFCGLCATACPFDALSLYVDDVNIKDIDYYPIWKKDAIVGDEDCVYCKKCYEACPTDSIIFERNLPNPVDLVRGEIEIYKDKCIYCGFCAELCPVEAITVKNIPTSTVDKLNNSIEVDLSKCVFCGICKRVCPENAIKQVCSTCMLKEEIKVPEITGNVMIFEDSCVYCSWCSEVCPNDVIDIRKPFDGNLELVETDDKLCKGGSCHACLDVCACNAVSIVDGKSFTDLTFCNLCGACVRACPQDIRILTRTDVKLENINSEAWDEILSSQLVGK